The DNA region GTTCCGTAGTTTGTTACTTAGCAGTTTTTTCGAAGCGATTAACTATTGGATATATTTTGTCGATCAGATTTCGGCCATAACCatatcaaagaaaaaggaaacgttTAGTACATAACATTGCCTTCGGCAAAGGTTTATTGTAGACTGTTCATCGCATGGTATTCATGATAGTGGATTCACCACCAAATATTAAGCTAATTTATATATCGTAATGCGAACTCCCGATAAAATCTAAGCAACGCTTGGGAACTTTGTACCAGCAGCCCACTTGGATTGCTCTACACAAGCTTTCTTGGTGGAGTATCCGAAGAGCTAGATTCGTTTGAAGTTACTCatattcttcaattttattgttttctgttttgaggCATGTCTGGAAGAAGaggtttttgtcttgttttgacTGGGCTTGTACTCTTGCTGTTAGAGTTATCATCGGCTAAAGACGGTAGGTTATTCGTTAGTAAAAGCCAACCAAGTCTATCTTGCATCTTTTATCTTCAGTATCGTAAGAATCTTAGAAAGATAACTGCTCTAATAAAGTAAATATTCAAATTAGTAACAAATCTCCCATTAGAGGCCATTACTTCTCACTTTCTTCCTTCTTTTatccagttttaaaataatcGTTTTCATccactttttaaaatatttgttgcgttttcaaaatttcagaaggTTACTGAAAATAGAACTTAGCCCAATGCTCTCATTCCACCCCTTGCGTCACTGAagattagaaaagaaaattgtttaagtCATGCCAAATGTACATGTAGTGGTAAACCGTGCATTATTACGGTCGTTTCTTTATAGTGGTATCCTTTCATCATATTATATTGTATCTTGACATTTATTGCAGATTGTCAAAAATTATTAAACTTTGAGGGGAAATCACAGGAAAACTGCCTGAGACGTATACCAGACACCAGAGGAACAATAACATTCTCAACTTCCGTAGCCAAGCTCGGCTCAAGGTCACTGAGATGGGAATCTGGCACCACAGGAAAATCGCGATTGAGGTACACCAGGCCCTCATCTGCCCGCATCAGAGGACGTGACCTAAGCCGAGGAGGGGTGAAGATGTGGATCTACAAAGAGACTCCCTCACCTGGAAGAAGCATGCAAGTTAGATTTAGAGATACAGCTCGGAGCAACCAAGTTGGGTCATTTGATATTGACTTGGGATTTAAGGGATGGCGAGGAATATGGGTGTCCTATGGAGAATGCAAACGTTACTCTCATAGCCTCAACTCTCCCGCTGAAATTGATAGAGTCGATTTTGCCTTGAGCCATCACGACACAATTCATATCGATATGCTTGACTTTGTGAGAAGGATGTCATTTCAGTCTCGTGACAAAATAGTTCCACCTTTCACAAGATTCGGCTCACGATATGATTCAAGCAACTTCTGGCAGCAAAGCTACCGTTGGAGTCAGCAGGCTCCGACTGCCCTTCCAGAAACGGTGGTTGCTTCAAAGTCCTTGAGTCTCACTCACATCGAGAGTCGCTTGAAAAACTGGTATTGCGATGAGAGGGAAACCACCTACGACTTCTCTGGAGAAGCCAAGAAGCGTTGGGATAAACTGGTGAGGAGCATTGACGCTGCATATCTGGAATACGATAGACTTTTATTTAGGACGCTACACTCAGGAAAAACAGTGATAGTCGGGCCTCCTCTGTTCTGTCGCGGTTGTAAAAGGGGAACACGAGCGTATTCCTTGAAAGATCCAACAAGAAAGTTCAGCTTCGTCCAAATGCGTATCATGCTTCCTTTAGCCATAGAGTTTTATCTTAAATCCCGCGCCGAAGAAGTTTCCCGAACTGTGACAGAAGAAACTCCTGAACTGAGTTCTACTAACAAAGTAGATGTGGACCGTGCCATTGAAAGGATTTGTGGAAACGACGCAAACAGGCAGAAAGAGTTCCGCGTGTACCTTGAAAGTTTGACGAAACCTTACACAAAGGACCAAGTACGCAAAATATTAAATGACGAAAACGAAAAACGCCTTGAGAGAATAATTAAACTGCTTGACTACATTGAAGACCAAGGATGGGCTGATGGAAGTGCAATAGGCTCCCTGGATCATGAAATGAACCGTGGTGGTGCTGGATATACACACACTCTTTTCTTGTTGAAGAACGCCTTACAAGGGAACACTAAATACAGATCAAGACTTTTAAACTTAATAAATACCGCCAAGTGGTATAGTGATTTTGGTGAAGTTTACCAATCGACGTTCGAGTATAGTGGAACTACGGCTGACAGAATGATTACAATAATGTTGTTTCGGCTCATGATTGTGTTGATAATGCCTGCTAAGTCGGatatggaaataaaagaaaggcaAAGGGATATGGATGCTTTGAAACGATGGATGGATAACGCCCTGAGTATCAACAAAGCCTTCGGTGGAGTTATTAAACCTGATTACACTGGCTTTCATCACAAGACATTCTACGCATCTGCGTATGCCCCACACGCATATCATACAGCTGCACAAGTGCAATACCTCTTAGAAGGAACAGATTTTGCACTGTCAGATGAGTCGAAACGAAATTTACTGGAAGCTCTTGAAACAATGAGGCTAGTAGCAGTAAAGTATTCAACACCAAACAGTGTCGGCGGACGCATTGTAGACTATTCCAAAAAGATTTTGGTAAAAATTCTCCCAGCATACGCCTACATCAGTGTTTCCCATCCATCTGGGCCACTGGCATCAACCCCAGCCGAAGAAGTGTCAGTTCCTGCTGTTAAGAACGTTGGGATGTTTTTACGTTTGTACCAGCCTACTGACGAATTTGTTAAAAAGTACTTGGAAGATGGAACGGTTAACAGGGGAAAATCGTACATGAACAGCCTTGGATCACTGAAAATTATGTCCATCGTAAGTTTATTAACTGAACGTTGCTGAATGCCTATACATATAGTAGTTTACCTCAATATTTTCGAGAACTTAtatcagatttttttctaataCAAGGAATCTCATTCCTATAAGTAAAGCACCAATAATGTTTTGGATACACTACACCACTGTTAACAATCTGCATAACATTTGAGAGGACCATAAACTTAGGAACCCTGTTACCGTGCACTTTATTGCTGGTCGACTATTTTTaagaattgtttcaaaaaagaagaaaatacttAAAAGCTGGTTAACCCCTTTTTAATGCAATTCCAATGCAGGGCTACATGCAATTAAGCTTCATTTGATTCCTTTCGTTTTTAATAAGTTAGGGATTGCTTTTATACTTGAacgaaaaaatttgtttgtgtgCACCAGAAGAACGATGCAAGAATGTTTATGTTGCTGCCCCAATGCTGTTGATTTAAACCTTCCTTCCTGCAATAAAACATTGTAAACGAAACTCTATGCataaaaaaggagagagaaagagagattgGGGGCACATTCTTACCCTTTTATAAGCTTGTAACAATAGCATTTTTTAGGCAAATTACTTGGTGCAaagttatattttgatttttagcaTATTAACTGATTTCTTGTTCGTTTTCTCGAACATAGGTCTTTTCTAAAGGTACATCTCCTGAGCCCTCCCCTGAAGGTCATTGGTCCAAGAACTTTGCTGCTCTCTCAATTCATCGTCGTAAGGACTGGGCAGTGACGATAAAAGGCTTTAACCGGTTTGTCTGGGACTTTGAGGGATCTACAAGGGtaggaaaacctgaaaatgtttaTGGTACCTATCAGAGTCATGGTTCAATGTTGATAGCGAACAGCGAAGAGGCATTGAAGGCTCACGATATAAAAAATGGATGGGATTGGACAAAAATACCTGGAGCCACAACAATGTCCCTGACTCTCGCTCAGACGAGTCTGAGTAAGGCAAGAAACTTCAGTCCACAATCTTCTGCTGGAGGAGTAACCTACAGAGGACCAGAGCCTTTATCCAGCGGAGTATTTGGCATGGACTTCCGCCAACCCAGGTACAGTTTTTTGGAGGAGAGCCACCCCTATCCAAATATCAATCTCCGCTTTAAgaaatctgttttcttttatcaaaacgTGTTGGTCTGCCTAGGAAGCAACATCAGAATAAACAATGGCGGGGCAACTCAAGCTCAAACGACCCTTTTTCAAGACAAGCTGATAAGTGACAGCTCGTCCATTGAAGTTGACGATGAGCGAAAAGATGATTCAACTCTTTTTGACGCCATGACCCCATTTTCAACTCCAAAAGGAAGTAGAAGGGGATACACTACTCTGGTGGACACCAAAGGCAACAGCTACTACATTCCAAGATCAAGTGCATCCGATCTTAAGGTTCACGTACAAACACAAAACTCGCGAACGTCCTCAGCTAAAAAATCCAGTGGCACCTACGGAACTGCCTGGCTTGAGCACAGTGCGTCTGATGGGAGTTACGAGTATGCAGTTCACATTGATACTCCTTCATACGAAGGCTCTACTGGCTCTTATTGGGAAATACAACATTCTGACGTGTCATATAAGCTATACAGGGTTTTGAAGCAAGACGATGAGGCTCATGTGGTCCGATTTGAAAGATCTCCTGAACGCAATACAGCTTTGCTTCCACTTTATGGTTATGTCTTTTTCCAAGCGACTTCATCTGTCCCTCTTCCTTCCTGGGGGATTGTCTCGTCAGTGAACAGACAATGCAGGATTATGGCGGAAGAAAACACTCAGGAGATTTACTTAAGCATTAGTTACCCCGACCTGAATTTCCCTGGCTCAAAAGTCTTGCGAACCTCCGGCGATGTCAAAGTTCGGGAACTGTTTCGAATGGAAAGTGAGGAGATCCAAGTTGAAGTCACCTTGGCACGCGTTGTGAGCACAACTCTTCCAGAACTGCCCAAGGTACATGGTTCTCCAACTGATTACGTGCCAAGGGTTCGAGTGATTGAAACAGTTACCGAGAAACCAAGCCGAGGAAACAAACTAGTCTTTGCCAATCTGAAGAACGGATTCAGCGTGGAAGTTAAACTGACCAAAATAAATTGTTGACTTTTTAACGGATTCTTAATGTGATTACTTCTATGTAAACATATCGATGTATTTTAAACAATAAACAACATATTTGAGATTATCATTATCAACAGGAAATATTTATACTGTGTGATGTAGATTAAAGGATTCTTCGTGCTATgtgttgattttgttgtttctcCTGACTCTACTTCAAAATTTTCGagtgaggaattttttttgaatgAGAATATGAACATGACCAGAGTGTAAAATGAATGTCGTGAAATTAACGCACGTGGGTTTCGTGAAAATAGGATCTGTATTAGCATCATATCTAGACTCGTTTATTATCCTGACTTTACGTTTTTGCAAAATTGCAATTATTTTCAGACTTTTTCAGTTTATAGTTTGATCCAGACAAATCAAATTGGTAAAAACTGGAGCACGATTagccttctgattggctgaaggAAGCCAGGTTATGAGCTTGTTACTCAGCTCCAACAAATGTGGTCAATGAAGTCGTCGGCGAAGAcgagaaagaaaagtttctgTGGGCCTTGAGGTTATGGCGACCCTAAAAATGGAATCTTAAAAGGTTTCGGGACTTTTGACAAACGCGCACCTAGACTCTTACCTCTGACTTAGTAAAGTCTCTCTttgtgttttcaatttttctctctcttggAAATCTTTTGAACAATGACGAGCTACGTAAAAGGCACTGTCGactcaaataataaaatttgttgataaTTAGAGGACAAGCTGTTTGTGAACAAACCCTGGGACGCTTAAGTACATGTGCTGTCAGGATACtaaatttgttttccaaaatGGCAGCGTCCTTATTCTAGTTTTGAGCATATCTGAAGACAATTTTGGGGTGATTGTAGATTCCgttttggaaatcatttttaaaacatccttcctatgaataaaaaaaaatgctgaacGGTTTCACTCGGACATGAAAGGCAGGCTGTTTTATTTGTTCCAACCCAGTCAATTCTTAGGAATTCTGCCCTCAAGCTTGGGCATGTCAAGGTTAAAGTCAATAAAAAACTTCTAACCTCTAGAGAACTTTCATGTAGAATATATATTCGTCAAACTCATCTTCTCGGCTGATGTATAGGCTCTATTTTAATCTTATGTTGTCTCTAGCATTTCCAGTGCATTTCACAGACAAGAAAAGTGGTTGCCAATTCATAGGAGATATAAGAGTTTAAGGTGGAATGGTCCTTTACTGCAGGAAGTGGTTATAGCCACAGAAAAAAGGTAGAGAGGTATATTCGCGTTAGAGAAAATAAATGAGGTAATATCTCATTCATTCGTCAAAACCTCTGCTTTGAAATGCAGGGTTGCTCGTCTAATTTGGAGTTTGCTGGTTAGTTTTATTGTACTGTTGAGGTTAGTAGACTAACTCGAATACCACGCGCAAACGGGAAGCACCAGGAGTCTGATCAGGAACTTTTATGCCACTCCCTGAGGTTTATCGTACGATAATTAAGCCCTATCACAACGGTGAAGGACACATCACTTAAAGGGGAAAAATAAATGTGTGGTCTACCAGCACGTAACAAACCAAGGATCACAATACTTGCATAAGGATTTTAAGATAATCTAACAGGTCTAAACAATTCCCAAACATTTAGCCAGAACATTCCTAATTTCAGTAGTTCCCAATCACTTTTAAGTTTAGTAGTTCacaacagctgtcacttttgCGCTAAACGTGCACTGTTGTTTTGTTGTCCTTCTTCTTAGCTATGAACAAGATGTCGCGGCGCCCGTGTCATGTATTTGAGCGCATTGAAAGATTGTCATGAGATCCTTcttatgaagaaaacaaatactatTCGATTTCACCTGCACTAGAAATGTTTTGGTAACAAAGCCGGCTTGTTTTTAACCCTGTCAATTGTTTAGATTTGGAACATAGTTTTCTGCCCTCGAGCTCGAGTAACATATTATTTTCGTGATGCAATTTTCTAGTCAATAAAGAAGATTTCAAAAAGTCTAATAAGTCACCGAAAGCGTTATACGGCTTTCACAGAGTTGTAAtcgataggtttatttcataaCTAGACAGCATTTTATTGTAATGTGGACCACATTGCATTTTAAAGAGATATGTAAATATGTTTTCGAATTAAATTAACCTTGAAATGGTTATATACAATAAAACTATTcgtgaacaattttttttagggaaaGATTCAGATGGTAGTCATTGTATAGCAGGCATAACACAGTTATACGCGATTCATCCAAGAAGAATTAAATCCCATGCACCTTCGAATTTCGTAATCCTGCATACAATAGTCCTACCATGCTGTTGTCCTAAATTTTTAAGACAGATCACGATCATGCCATAATAATTGGAGTCACAGACACTGAATCTAAGATCTATGTCAAggaaaaagacaagaaagacgAACTCTTAACAATTTCCTAGAAAACTTCAATGAAGATTATTTCTAGGCGAAAATCATATTCTCGGCTCATATGCAGGCCCTGTCTTTATCTAATGCGGTTTCCGGGATCAATTACATTTTCACAGACATGAAAAGCGTTTTTCAGTTCAAGTCGAGGTACGTTGAGAGGTCGCTAAGAGtaaggtgaattttttttttttttttatggcagACAGAGATTCTAGCCACAGAAAAATGGTAGAGGGGGAAATTTGTGTTAGCGAAAGGAATTAAGATAACATCTCATTGGTCACAATTTCTGCCGTGAAAAGCAGAATTTGAAAGAGTAAAACTTTGTGGATGGAAAAGTTctaagttaattaatttttcttcaaagcagCTGTTCGTCAATTTTTCTAGATCGTTATGGTCAACCTGTGACGTAATTCCTGCTTTCACGCTCTTCGATTCCTTTGACAAACCGTCTGGTAAAAGCAGATTTAGGAATagatttatttttgtcatctcACCCGTAGCCTGAGCTCTTTTGTATCAGAAGCTGGACATCAATTCACAAACAAGGCAAACACCTTCCAAgcatttcaataatttgctcCGCTGTCATACACTCCTGATTTCATTTAGGTCCACCCTATAGTCCTgttaaagtaaatttaaagattGGTAAATTTTGTCATTTCGCTCACTCATAACCTCTGCTCTCTGATGTAAGAAGCAGGTTTTTGATTCATAACCATAtctctttctttcatttcgaTTGTTAATATCTGCTGTCATCCCCTCATGATTCAATTGTCTCGCAGTAGATTTAGTAATAAGTTGTTGTACAACCAATCAGAGAACGACCGCATTGTCATTATTAGATTGCTCAACAATTTCCACGGAATGATAGTTTGCTTTAAATAGAGCTCAACTTGGAACCTAGAGAAGGACGACAAACGGAGGGTTCCTCTCTGTCATTACGGGTAAGTTCAGTACGTAGTTTGTTGCTTGGTAGTTTTTTTGAAGTGGTTAACTAATGGATATACTATGTCGAAATCAGATTTGGtcttaacaataacaataataaaaaaaggaaaaagaccaGGAAAAAAACATTGCCTTCGGCAAAGAGGCGTGGAAATACTTTATTGTAGACGGTCCCCTCTACGCTGTTTTTTCGTGATTTTTTGGTAACATAACCATGAATATTCTTTCGATTTTCATCGTCTTTGAGTGCAAATGATTGGTAAATTTCTCCTCATCGTAAACTTAGACTTTTTGGATGAGTAACCTTTCAACCTTACTCATTATCCTGCAGTGAAATTGTACGCTAGGAGAGGTTTATTCCATGTAAAATGTTACCTTCCTTTGTTGAGTAGGCCTTATTTAGGAATTTTGTCCTTTAAACCCACTTTGATTACCTTACACGAGCCTCCTTGGTAACGTATCCGAGGAACTAGTCTCTCTCCCTAATCTTCCCCATCTTTATTATTTTCCGTTTTGAGGCATGTCTGGAAGAggaggtttttttcttgttttgaccGGGCTTGTACTCTTGCTGGTGGAGTTTACATCGGCTCAAGACGGTAGGTTATTCGTTAGTAAGAGCTAAGGACATGTATCTTACATTCCTGATGTGTCAGTCGTCAAGATCTTACAAGGATCCCTATTTCCCATTGGAAATGATCACTCAAACAATTCATATATATCTCCCACTAAGtccattatttttttagtttcaaggTATGCTTTGAATTCATGTGCTGTTTTCAGACTCAAAAATTGTCTATCCGTTCATCTATCTCGTTAAAGAGAATTTATTGCGCTTCCAAATCCCAGTGTACTCCAAGCCTAAATTTCAGAAGGTTATTGAAAACAACACTTTGCTCAACGCTTTAATTTCCACCCTTGCATCACTGAAGagtagaaaaatgaaatttgagtCAAGCTAAATGTACATGTAGTGATTGACAGTGTATTGTTTCGGTCGTTTCTTCCTAATGATATCCTTTCATCATACCATTGTTTTGGCATCCATTGCAGACTGTCAGCAACTATTAGACTTCGAAAGGGAATCACAGGAAAACTGTTTGGGACGTATACCAGAaactgacatgttacctttgcacttctccaaaacttccccagagtgtggcgatgcctatagcaaatccacatttttttgtttatcctcctgagcgaagtgaaataggccaatcttTGCCAAGATttgctc from Pocillopora verrucosa isolate sample1 chromosome 1, ASM3666991v2, whole genome shotgun sequence includes:
- the LOC131788171 gene encoding chondroitin sulfate ABC exolyase-like; the encoded protein is MSGRRGFCLVLTGLVLLLLELSSAKDDCQKLLNFEGKSQENCLRRIPDTRGTITFSTSVAKLGSRSLRWESGTTGKSRLRYTRPSSARIRGRDLSRGGVKMWIYKETPSPGRSMQVRFRDTARSNQVGSFDIDLGFKGWRGIWVSYGECKRYSHSLNSPAEIDRVDFALSHHDTIHIDMLDFVRRMSFQSRDKIVPPFTRFGSRYDSSNFWQQSYRWSQQAPTALPETVVASKSLSLTHIESRLKNWYCDERETTYDFSGEAKKRWDKLVRSIDAAYLEYDRLLFRTLHSGKTVIVGPPLFCRGCKRGTRAYSLKDPTRKFSFVQMRIMLPLAIEFYLKSRAEEVSRTVTEETPELSSTNKVDVDRAIERICGNDANRQKEFRVYLESLTKPYTKDQVRKILNDENEKRLERIIKLLDYIEDQGWADGSAIGSLDHEMNRGGAGYTHTLFLLKNALQGNTKYRSRLLNLINTAKWYSDFGEVYQSTFEYSGTTADRMITIMLFRLMIVLIMPAKSDMEIKERQRDMDALKRWMDNALSINKAFGGVIKPDYTGFHHKTFYASAYAPHAYHTAAQVQYLLEGTDFALSDESKRNLLEALETMRLVAVKYSTPNSVGGRIVDYSKKILVKILPAYAYISVSHPSGPLASTPAEEVSVPAVKNVGMFLRLYQPTDEFVKKYLEDGTVNRGKSYMNSLGSLKIMSIVFSKGTSPEPSPEGHWSKNFAALSIHRRKDWAVTIKGFNRFVWDFEGSTRVGKPENVYGTYQSHGSMLIANSEEALKAHDIKNGWDWTKIPGATTMSLTLAQTSLSKARNFSPQSSAGGVTYRGPEPLSSGVFGMDFRQPRYSFLEESHPYPNINLRFKKSVFFYQNVLVCLGSNIRINNGGATQAQTTLFQDKLISDSSSIEVDDERKDDSTLFDAMTPFSTPKGSRRGYTTLVDTKGNSYYIPRSSASDLKVHVQTQNSRTSSAKKSSGTYGTAWLEHSASDGSYEYAVHIDTPSYEGSTGSYWEIQHSDVSYKLYRVLKQDDEAHVVRFERSPERNTALLPLYGYVFFQATSSVPLPSWGIVSSVNRQCRIMAEENTQEIYLSISYPDLNFPGSKVLRTSGDVKVRELFRMESEEIQVEVTLARVVSTTLPELPKVHGSPTDYVPRVRVIETVTEKPSRGNKLVFANLKNGFSVEVKLTKINC